The Hyphomonadaceae bacterium ML37 genome includes a region encoding these proteins:
- a CDS encoding DUF1499 domain-containing protein — translation MMTILRTIRHLIVGLAAFAAIATPLWFVVAAFGGKFGFWAPIDGFRHVLGLAGFNALNWLGLPGAIGGGFILPVTAVLGLLALIVAVGFRLIFGRANAPGAGGYVAGVLALIVGAAPLALVSSASGDRAAIPPIHDITTDFETPPQFTGALIERRGANANSVDYHSKTDPRSQRPLPQVQAEAYPDIAPLITPAEPALAYRAAHSAARDLGWRISTASEGAMMFEAQDVTFWFGFIDDVVVRVTPLDDGGSRVDARSVSRVGMSDLGANAARLRTFFAALESSLGQGAAMAPAPEPQSEPEPEPQPEPAPESGDAG, via the coding sequence ATGATGACTATCCTGCGCACCATTCGGCATCTGATTGTGGGCCTGGCCGCGTTCGCCGCGATCGCAACGCCGCTCTGGTTCGTTGTTGCGGCGTTCGGCGGCAAGTTCGGCTTCTGGGCGCCCATTGACGGCTTCCGGCATGTGTTGGGGCTGGCGGGCTTCAACGCGCTGAACTGGCTGGGTCTGCCCGGCGCCATCGGCGGCGGGTTCATCCTGCCGGTGACCGCCGTGCTGGGCCTGCTGGCGCTGATCGTGGCCGTCGGCTTCCGCCTCATATTCGGGCGCGCCAATGCGCCGGGCGCCGGGGGGTATGTTGCGGGCGTTTTGGCGTTGATCGTCGGCGCTGCGCCTCTGGCGCTGGTGTCCAGCGCATCCGGTGACCGCGCGGCGATCCCGCCCATCCATGACATCACGACCGATTTCGAGACCCCGCCCCAGTTCACTGGCGCGTTGATCGAGCGCCGCGGCGCCAACGCCAATTCAGTGGACTATCATTCCAAGACCGACCCGCGCTCGCAGCGCCCGCTGCCGCAGGTCCAGGCCGAGGCCTATCCCGACATTGCGCCCCTGATCACCCCGGCCGAGCCGGCGCTGGCCTACCGGGCGGCCCACTCTGCGGCGCGTGATCTGGGCTGGCGCATCTCCACCGCGTCGGAGGGCGCGATGATGTTTGAAGCCCAGGACGTGACCTTCTGGTTCGGCTTCATCGACGATGTGGTGGTGCGCGTCACGCCGCTGGACGATGGCGGATCGCGTGTGGATGCGCGTTCGGTGTCGCGTGTGGGCATGTCCGATCTCGGCGCCAACGCGGCGCGCCTGCGCACTTTCTTCGCGGCGCTGGAAAGCAGTCTGGGCCAGGGCGCCGCCATGGCGCCTGCGCCGGAGCCCCAGTCTGAGCCTGAGCCTGAGCCCCAGCCCGAGCCTGCACCCGAATCCGGCGACGCTGGCTGA
- the pdxH gene encoding pyridoxamine 5'-phosphate oxidase, with translation MSGRDAIPPSPSDADYAREAEAAPEDIFTREDPVALFGEWLEQARKREPNDPNAMALGTADADGLPDVRMVLLKDVDARGFTFYTNTQSAKGLQLEANSKAALCFHWKSLRRQVRVRGAVERVSDAEADAYFASRARDSRIGAWASQQSRPLESRFALEKAVASHAAKFHIGDIPRPEFWTGYRVVPVRIEFWRDRAFRLHDRMVFERDLEDTPWRVTRLYP, from the coding sequence ATGAGCGGCCGCGACGCCATCCCGCCCAGTCCGAGCGACGCCGACTACGCCCGCGAGGCCGAGGCGGCCCCGGAGGACATTTTCACGCGCGAGGATCCGGTGGCGTTGTTTGGCGAGTGGCTGGAACAGGCGCGCAAGCGCGAGCCCAATGATCCCAACGCCATGGCGCTGGGCACGGCGGACGCCGACGGCCTGCCCGATGTGCGCATGGTGCTTTTGAAGGATGTGGATGCGCGCGGCTTCACCTTCTACACCAATACCCAAAGCGCCAAGGGCTTGCAGCTGGAGGCCAACAGCAAGGCGGCGCTGTGCTTCCACTGGAAATCCCTGCGCCGTCAGGTGCGGGTGCGCGGCGCGGTGGAGCGGGTCAGCGACGCCGAGGCCGACGCCTATTTCGCCAGCCGGGCGCGCGACAGCCGTATCGGCGCCTGGGCGAGCCAGCAGTCCCGCCCGCTGGAAAGCCGCTTTGCACTTGAGAAAGCCGTCGCTTCCCATGCGGCCAAATTCCATATCGGTGACATTCCCCGGCCGGAGTTCTGGACCGGCTACCGCGTGGTTCCGGTGCGCATCGAATTCTGGCGCGACCGCGCCTTCCGCCTGCATGACCGCATGGTGTTCGAGCGTGACCTGGAGGACACGCCCTGGCGTGTGACGCGGCTGTATCCGTGA